Proteins encoded in a region of the Tripterygium wilfordii isolate XIE 37 chromosome 21, ASM1340144v1, whole genome shotgun sequence genome:
- the LOC119988362 gene encoding uncharacterized protein LOC119988362 isoform X2, which yields MKSIATRSEVFTPSTDLTLDDSDDELLDAYMSDLEKNANAGGGGSSSSKADNDEEEYSGDEGASTDEGDSGAVGDDSDVGQGNDVEVANDDDHDEELVYEFEDCGMLLHEYDSDDEVRVREHGNPKYDPKVKEKEYVFQLGMEFKTLKDFKEAVRGYAVDGGYQIQMVRNDKLRCQARCNNGCPWMIWCSQIRGETTYQIKTYIKKHRCNRMMPNKQANSSWLATRLVDKIRSEPKISATQICTYAKEHMSLAISRTHAYRAKKKALDIIQGKHNEQYGQLRSYFSEVLRTNRGSTCNIIVDRARPEDPAVFKRAYVCLAALKKGFIEGVGL from the coding sequence ATGAAGTCTATTGCTACAAGGTCTGAAGTGTTTACACCTAGTACTGACTTAACTCTAGATGATTCTGATGATGAATTACTGGATGCATATATGTCAGATTTAGAAAAGAATGCTAATGCAGGGGGAGGAGGAAGTAGCAGTAGTAAGGCAGATAATGATGAGGAAGAATATAGTGGTGATGAAGGAGCTAGTACTGATGAGGGAGATAGTGGTGCTGTAGGTGATGACAGTGATGTTGGACAAGGTAATGATGTTGAGGTAGCcaatgatgatgatcatgatgaAGAATTGGTGTACGAGTTTGAGGACTGTGGCATGCTATTGCATGAATATGACAGTGATGATGAAGTTAGGGTACGTGAGCATGGAAATCCAAAGTATGATCCTaaggtgaaagaaaaagaatatgtGTTTCAGCTTGGAATGGAATTCAAAACTTTAAAGGACTTCAAGGAGGCTGTTAGAGGTTATGCTGTAGATGGGGGTTATCAAATACAAATGGTTAGGAATGACAAATTGAGGTGTCAGGCTAGGTGTAATAATGGATGTCCATGGATGATTTGGTGCTCTCAGATCAGGGGGGAAACCACATACCAAATAAAGACCTATATTAAGAAGCATAGGTGTAACAGAATGATGCCaaacaaacaagccaatagCTCATGGCTTGCCACTAGATTGGTGGATAAGATTAGGAGTGAGCCAAAAATTAGTGCTACACAGATATGCACTTATGCTAAAGAACACATGTCACTTGCTATATCAAGGACTCATGCTTACAGGGCCAAGAAAAAGGCATTAGATATAATCCAAGGTAAGCACAATGAGCAATATGGACAATTGAGGAGTTATTTTAGTGAGGTTTTAAGGACAAATAGGGGCAGTACATGCAATATCATTGTAGATAGGGCTAGGCCTGAAGATCCTGCAGTGTTCAAGAGAGCCTATGTATGCTTAGCAGCATTGAAGAAAGGGTTCATCGAAGGTGTAGGCCTCTAA